The Electrophorus electricus isolate fEleEle1 chromosome 4, fEleEle1.pri, whole genome shotgun sequence region TGAAAAGACACGACAGTTTCTTCAAAAGCATTCAACCTTAAAACTGTAATTGTGAAACACTGTTCAGATtatgtcatatttaattttGCCGCTTACCTTGGTCGTCATTATTGTCGCATATACTTTAAATGGAAACGTTATATAAACCTGAGAAAACTCTCCTCCCtaaaaaagaaatatcaaaaacatttaataaacatgaGAATATTCCGCATACGTTCAGTCTGTCAGTAGGAACCTGCAGCATTTCACTCCCACATCCAacattaaactgttttaaattggACTCTCTACTTCAATGTTTTACATTATGAGGTGCACGCAGGCTACAAAGGTTATTCTCAGTCAGGAATAACTGCAAAGTTTTGGTCAGATTTCAGAActgcaatatttacatttgcccTCTCTCTGTTAGCAAACCCAGTCCTAGTGCTAAAGCAAACGTTTAGCAAATTCGGACCCACTCCTCAATCAACTAGCTGTTTGGCAACTCCTGATTAAAGCTTTAATGTCAGGTTTACCaaacacattgtaaatattcCTAAATAGAAATGCAATAGGCTGACCTGACATCCACATTTCACATATTTGAATCTGTTCAATTCACGAACAAAGACCAATAGATATTAATTCCAACGATAGCGTACAGGTGATTCGCATGGCAGCCACTGTAGAAGTTAAAAGATTAAAAGTTTTATATTACCATTTCTTGCAGCTGTGACAGACTCTCTTTGCTCTTAATTCTGTACTCTCCGCTCGTGATCCAGGTGCAGGCGGTGCACGGGCTCTGCGCGCTGTAAAATACGAGGAAAAGGCAAATCCACATGTGTTTTGCGTTCATCTTTGCATGTATGCTTTCGCCGTTCTTTGTTGAGTATTCTTTGTGGCGACATGTTGCCGTATCCGAGATTTATTCCTAAGATTGGAAAGGGAAAACGACTGGATGGCCGAGGGCCGAAACGCTGTTTGAATTTCCCAGCTCAAATATTAGCTTTCGCTTTTACTTTCTGATATACGCGAGCGCTGCTACAATGTTCGTAAAGGCAAACCAATCCATAAAGTTAACCGATGTCGACTGCTTTTGAGCCAATAAAAGGACAATTACAATAAAAGGACAACAATCAATTCTGTTAGCCTACTCTATAAAAGCTCCACTTAAAATTATTGCAATTAAGACCTACGTTTTCTTTCTTGTCACTTGACAAGTAAGCGACTTAGACTTTCCGATTAGGctaacatgaaaaatatatagCCTAAAAGAGCTTTATTTAAGTTTACCTTATTATATAGTTAAACAGGTGCCGTACGCTTCAATTGTTCAACCAGTTCTCCCAACGGTCGCTTGcattacaaaacagaaaacaaaagagaacGTCAAGATACTCTCTTGGTTGGGAAGTCCCTGACGTAACTCACAAACATCATCGCATTGCATCAGCAGCcgtctgttttggttttcactgcaCTTTCACTATTGATAAGATCAATTCATAGGCATCTGAAACGGATCTCAATATACAAAAAGCATTGTAATgttataaatattacaataattatagaggggaaaataatgtttttcatTATGCTACATAATGCAAATCCCAAAAATTGGTGTACATCTCTAAGTTATTGTAATATGTGCACATAAGCTATCTGATGTAGGCTATTGATGCAGttgtgtttaaaatagatttagtacagaatctctgaatcACTGGGGCCACTAGGTGCAATGCCTGTTTCatagcatgaagaagaatcattggaaaaatgacttattaTTCGAAATAGCCTATTACATGCTGAGGTACTGATTGGGCCCCAGACCAGTATGCCGTATGGAGTATGCAAcgaaaacaaatatttacagtacgTGAAAGATACCTGGATGACCTGTTACTTCTGCCCATTATTCCAGTACACGACCGGAGCTAGCAGGTGTAGTGCATCCTGTCATGCAACGGTGGCGGTCTTACACAAGTGGGCAGAACTTTCATACGGTCACGTGACCTCTTAGTAAGGTTTGCATTTGCATCATACTGGATATTGAACGCTTGCCATATTTATAAGGTGAGAGATCAGACAATTGAAGTGCATTTCCATCTTTTTTGATATCCTCCTGTTTACGTAACTGATGACAATGTGACAACCCAGAGGCAGAGGTGAGCATGAGGGTAGGCTTTCCTTTCTGTGTATAATCAGTGACATACCAACTGTCTTATTCTCATTTAATAGTCACATCAGAGCTGTTTTTCCTTCCTGTCTCCACTGGCACCAATAACGTGACATAATAAGGGACATAATTAAGTGGGCAGGGGAAAGACGGGTCATTAGTCAAATGAAGgcaaagccaaaagaaaaattTAGCAAAAGAAAacgttaaaacattttttttaaagtttctgaACAGATCACAAGAACTTAGTATACATCCAGTGGTCGAAAAGGCTGATTTTTTACATAAAATCATCTATTGAACTAAGAGCGTCTATTGATCATGATTGCTGCTACTGATCAGGATTACTACCTAACCAGCATGCATTTCTGCTGGATACAATTTACCCTTTAACATTTATGCTTCTTTTGCATATGTTAATAGTGTAGACAGAGaaatatagagatagatatggAGATAGCTCTAAAGACATATAGAGATAttagagatatttaaaatatatgcagatTTTAGATATTTGCAGAGagacacattttatttgttccTGATCAGCGTTGtcataaataaatttaattgtATCATTGATGCTGAAAACTAGAAGAATTTCAAAGAAAGGACTCTCTCAACATGCCATACTAGGTTGACAAGATTCCCCACAGAACTTTACCCAGATGTATTTTGAAACCCTGTGAAATTTTGAGGTATTCAGGGGATAGAGATTGACACTGCCCCTCATTTCTTCCTGATGGGTGCGTTACATGTAGGTGTGTACTGATTGACATAACTGTGAAGttgtaataaaaagaaattatcCGTGGTAATTCTATTGTGCAAAGTGGCAGACATTTAAGCAAAatctttatatttttctttgttcacATTTGCACCGGCAGTGCTGGCCTGCTATCACCAGAGGGAGACCATGTGCTACAAGCCACTGCAGGTGCTCACACTAGTGATTAATCACTAGTGGGCAAGCCCCAATTTAGATGCTAAACAGTTTCTCTGAgagtctgtttcttttctgatCTGTTTCTGGACAGATCGCAAGAACTTAGCGTACATCCAGGGGTCGAAAAGGCTGAACCCCAGGCAGGCCAGGTGAGCCTTATTTTTTGGTCATTTCAGCTTTATGTTCTCCTACCAATCATGTACTAAGAACACCAAACTGGATGCTCTCTGTGGAAAGGTGACCTCGCTTGGCTTGCGGAATCGGCCATTATTTCCCTAAGTGTGCTGTAGCCCTCTGGGCCGGGGATTGGACGAGGTCATAAAGACATCCCTCTGGACAGAACCAGATCCCAGAGACGTTACCTCTTTGTAAATTATGTCCATCTGTGACCAAGTCCTGCAATGGGGACATGCCTACCCCTTGTCAGGGCATGCGGGTGCTACTCGCACGCAGGAATTCATTAAGCAACATTTCTGGTGGTGCATGCCAGGTACAGAGGTGAGGAGATTCATGGAGTCCTGTGGAATATGTGCTTGCAGCACAGCGCGTTGGGTGAAGTGCATGCCCTTCTCTGTTCTCTATCCATACCGCCTCGGTCCTGTCTGACCATTCACTGCATCACAGGGCATAGTCCTTTGAAACAGAAAGCATATTGTCTCACCACTACTAAACAAGAGGTTATACATAAAGAAGTGCAGCACTTGATAGAAAATGGTTTCGCTGTACCAAGTTGTAGTGGCGTTAACCTTGTTTGTTGGTAATGAATCCAGATGGCGCTTTGACACTATTTACTGATTAtcattgttaaaatgttatCATCTCCATAGCCAGCTATGAGGTCATCAAGGTCGAGATCGCTGTAATTATTTTGGAGctaaaaattaaaagataaatcTAACTAGATTTTTAGACGAAGCTAAGGTTAAtcgtgtgaatgtttgtttgattttgataTTAAGTTCAATAgtttgtgtgcttgcttgttggtacgtttttcttttttatattttcttgtATTTATTCGTTTGTGCGCAATTGCAGTGCTACCGTGAACGTAAGCACTTCGGTCGCCATAACCTAATTCGTGCCAGTAAGTGTATTATTCTGCGTGTGTTcgtttttaattaaatgcaccATTATCTACAATATCGGGAGTATGGAAAATATAGTCATCAGTGTATATTTTGTCTCGTTaaagaaaaatcacagaaaACTGAAAACGTGATCAATCATTACAGCAAGACTGTGGTTGTGACtttgtttgcatatttatttatatcaataTGATagaagttttttgttgttgttttttttttgccattgaCAATGACTGGATAACTGAAACGTGTACACTAAAGAAGTACACAGGATAAACGtcaataaatattataaatatataaagatgcaaattaattaattacataatttaatatataagAATAGTTAGCATAAATgatcattattaataatgatgatgatgataataataataataatagtagtaataataataataatagtgagcttaatttatatagcgcctttcacagactcaaagTCGTTTCACAATGACAAACacggaggaaagaaaaaaagagcttATATGACGTATGGCTTTATTAAATACTATTCTGTTACTCTATAATAACgtacaaaaacacataaacaaagaaaccacgaactaattcaaataaataattaaataaagaatgacaataaataaataaataaataaataaataaataaataaataaataaataaataaatacatacatacatacatacatacataaatagataaataaataaataatgatttaaagTTTCTGCATTAGAGTTTGCAAAGTTTTCTACATCTtggatgatttttaaaattattttaatagtCATTTTAACTTTTCAGCCCGTCAGCGCCGACTTCAAGTTGGAAGCGATAATATCCATCCGCGTAAGGTGGTTCCGCACTAATCTCCTGATTTGCTCCCAAGAATCAGCGCTGTAGTTCTATAAAAGATCAAATCAAATGCAATAATTTGAGTATCTAAAAGTTTCCTTTTAGACTGGCATTACGTGACAACCCTGACAAAAACTCGGTAAATAAATAACGGAATCGTGAAACTTACTGCTTTCTTCAGAATCCTCTTTaactttctgaaatgtttcttaAGTGTCATGTTGGTGTGTCGCTGTTCTTTTGTCTCTCGGTAGGATGCAGCCTGTTGTAAGAGAGCAGTTTCTTTAAGGTTACTTAAGAGTACGTCACTTTATTATGCACTATAAAGATATGCCGTCAGCCTCATTTGCTACTGGAGTAACAGTCCAGCGTTCTGTTATATCTTGTATATATCAGGTATTATATCAGGCATTAATAAAACCTCAAGCCTGCCTATGACACGTTATACACTGGTGGAGGGCTCGCAGTATTTACAGAGGTGAATTGAATCGATGATTGCAGGGTGGGTCTGTCTTTTTAATCAAATGGGGTGGGACATTTGTTCAGTGTAACATCACACCTAGTAAATCAAAACAACATGTAGAATTGTCTGGTCTCTGTACAAAGATACGTCACAGCGACAGACATTTCGCAGTTTCCTGCCTGGTATTTACAACAAGTGACATAGGACGTACGTAGAGTGGCGCAGCCCATGCGGTGTGTAGGGGTGTAAAATTTCTACTCAACACTTACGCAGTTTTTGAGCTCATTCAGCATGCGTGTATTGAGGATGTTTAAGAAATTGTCCAGTGCGCCGCTGTCCCATTTTGCGGAGTCTAAATTAACATTGAAGAGTTCGGTGATCTGCTCTGTGACTTCAGCCAGAAACCTCACCTGGTTTTCAGTCTGAACGAGAATAAATTGTGTTGAGAATTTAAGAACACGAAAAGACACGACAGCTTCTTTAAAAACTCTTCAACCTTAAACTTTTTGAAATTGTGAAAAATCCGTTCAgattttttggggtttttaatTACCTTGGCCGTTATAATTCTTGTGTATAATGACGTTGGAAACGGTTTATAAACTTGAGAAAACTCTCCTCCCtaaaaaagaaatatcaaaaacatttaataaacatgaGAATATTCCGCATACGTTCAGTCTGTCAGTCAGAACCTGCAGcatttcaacccccccccccccatccaacattaaactgttttaaattggACTCTCTACTTCTATGTTTTACAATATGAGGTGCACGCGGGCTACAAAGGTTATTCTCAGTCAGGAATAACTGCAAGCTTTTGGTCAGATTTCAGAACTGCAATATCTACATTTGCCCTCTCTCTGTTAGCAAACCCAGTCCTAGTGCTAAAGCAACCGTTAGCACTCACTCCTCAAGCAATTAGCTGTTTAGCAACTCCTGATTAAAGCTTTAATACCAGACACATTGTAAATATTCCTAAATAGAAATTCAGCAACATTTCAGCAACATCTTTATACAGTGTATAAAGTAGCTACTTGTGTGACATCACATCTATATttcacatgtttgaattgaTTCCATACAGGAAGTAAGACCAACAAATATTATTCCAACGATATGCTGTGATTCACAAGCAGTCATTTACGAAGATGccagattaaatgttttttgtaattGGTGCCTCACCATTTTCTGCAGCTGTGACAGACACTCTCTGCTCAGTATTCTGTACTGACTCGTGATCCAGGTGCAGGCTGTGCACGGACTCTGCGCGCTGTAAAATACGAGGAAAAGGCAAATCCACATGTGTTTTGCATTCATCTTTGCATGTATGCTTTCGCCGTTCTTTGTTGAGTATTCTTTGTGGCGACATGTTGCCGTATCCGAGATTTATTCGCAAATTTGGAAAGGGAAAGTGATGTGATGGAACCCCGAAACATGATTTTAAATTCCCTGGTAAGAGCGCTTCACTGATTACTTTTTCTACTTTCACTTTCTGATCAGGCTTTGTGAATATTTCACGTGGCCTAGTCTACACTCTAAAAAAGTATTTTCGAGGCTCTTTAGCCGATACTTAAATATATGCACTGTTGTGAGATAAAAAATTACATATGATCAAGTTATACGATATTGgcatttttttaattgcagcTGTTATTTTATTAAGTTCTGACACACAATTAACACATATTGTAAGTGTTGTATCAACCAGCTATCATGACTAGGCCAAACCTAAACTATTTTATtaaatagaacagaacagaacaaaataaaattcgTTTGAACTTACCCGCGTACTCTTGGACGACTTAGAATTCCCCTTCACACGCTTAGATTCTCCTGGCAGAAACTGTGGCTCCAACCAGTTTTCATAAGCGAGTGACGTAACCATTACTCATAGGCTTGTCTTGTCCTTTTTACTCGATGAGCAAGACAAATGAGCAACCCCAACACCCCTAaaaataagtgaaaaaaaaacgttttgATGGTGTTGCTTTTGCCTGTCGGTGGTGTGACTACTCCACCCCAGGAAGCAGCACAGACGAGCATTTCTTCATCATTCATCACTCGCAGCAGCGCTCATTTCTGATGCACTGAATCACAGATTACTCTTTATGTTGTTGCTATTAGGCAGAAGTTAGCTACCCGACGTTTTGATCGTGTTGCTTTTGTAAACGGAAGTTTGTCCATGAtaagatgaaaaaaaatcatagaaACTATATGGTTTAAACATAACGAAAATGCAGCAGTCCCCCTGCCTCGTAAATGGTATAATCCACTTACTTCTCTCCCCGAAGctgtgcagtacacacacacacacacacacacacacacacacacacacacacacacacacacacacacacacactcactcactcgtaGCTACccgacatttttttttctacccaGCTGCTAATGTTTCAGGTTTTCGATCAAACACCGTCCACTATTTGAATTCAACTGAGAGAAGCTAGCTGTTGTCATATTGGTGGGCCTTTGTTGATATTAAAGCCAAGGTGCTACActagtactgtgtgtatgtgcatcatCTAATTCATGTTGTAGAATAGTAGAACATATGATGAGATAGGTGATGCCCAACTCCTAActtgccctgtgtgtgtgtgtgtgtgtgtgtgtgtgtgtgtgtgtgtgtgtgagggtgtgcgtgtgtgtgtgtgtgtgtgtgtgtgtgtgtgtgtgtgtgtgtgtgtgtgtgtgtgtgtgtgtgtgtgtgtgagggtgtgtgtgtgtgtgtgtgtgtgtgtgtgagtgtgtgagtgtgcgtgagtgtgtgtgtgtgagggtgtgagtgtgcgtgagtgtgtgagtgtgcgtgagtgtgtgagtgtgcgtgtgtgtgtgtgtgtgtgtgtgtgcgtgtgtgtgtgtgtgtgtgtgtgtgtgagtgtgagtgtgtgtgtgtgtgtgtgtgagggtgtgagtgtgtgtgtgtgtgtgtgtgtgtgtgtgtgtgagggtgtgagcgtgtgtgtgtgtgtgtgtgtgtgtgagggtgtgagtatgcgtgagtgtgtgagtgtgcgtatgtgtgtgtgtgtgtgtgtgtgtgtgtgtgtgtgtgtgtgtgtgtgtgtgtgtgtgtgtgtgtgagtgtgcgtgagtgtgtgagtgtgcgtgtgtgtgccggGGGGTGGCGTGGATATTCAGAAAAGAATCAGGTTCGGACATGAGTACGGTCAGAACAATCAGGACAACCTAGAACTGTCCTGAGTTTTGAGAAGTTGTCTTGATTCCCGACATCTCGTTTTTTCCAAAAGGTAACTGATTTATCTAACATATGTATTAATAGATAATATGAACAGGGTAGCAGAGGAGATGTGTATGATGTATTAAATTACCCATGTGACCAATGATTCTTTCTTGTTACAGTGATTCCTCTACCCATTCAGATGTTCTTCATTCACAAGTATGGTAATGATAGTCCAAAATCGTATAGAAAtgtacactgaaataaaaaaataaaataaaaataggtGGGTGCTGATCTCACTGGGTGCTCATAACCCCTAAAGCTATGATCCGAGAATCGCCCTTGAACGTTACGATCA contains the following coding sequences:
- the LOC113569132 gene encoding interferon a3-like; translated protein: MNAKHMWICLFLVFYSAQSPCTACTWITSQYRILSRECLSQLQKMGGEFSQVYKPFPTSLYTRIITAKTENQVRFLAEVTEQITELFNVNLDSAKWDSGALDNFLNILNTRMLNELKNCAASYRETKEQRHTNMTLKKHFRKLKRILKKANYSADSWEQIRRLVRNHLTRMDIIASNLKSALTG